From one Acidobacteriota bacterium genomic stretch:
- the moaA gene encoding GTP 3',8-cyclase MoaA, giving the protein MVSPGAAATDAFGRRFRYLRLSVTEVCNFRCTYCLPNGYTKSGAMDFLAADEVARLVRAFAGLGITKIRLTGGEPTVRKDIGELIACAARQPGIGKVALTTNGWNLARHVDDWVAAGLTHLNVSMDALDRDTFRKITGHDRLEDVLAGLERAQALPLKALKVNAVLLRDGLEDGFSAWTRFVKDRPIAVRFIELMRTGDNKAFFEQQHVSGQVLRTWLQDRGWTPSERGAEDGPAIEFTHPDYAGRIGLIAPYAAGFCDGCNRLRVTARGQLRLCLFGQGGRDLRKLLVDDTQIGELQDCVVDALTFKPAAHGLHAGDTGDMLNLAQAGG; this is encoded by the coding sequence ATGGTATCTCCCGGCGCAGCTGCGACGGACGCATTCGGACGCAGGTTTCGTTACCTGAGACTTTCGGTGACGGAAGTGTGCAACTTCCGCTGCACCTACTGCCTGCCGAACGGTTACACAAAATCGGGCGCCATGGATTTCCTCGCCGCTGACGAGGTCGCGCGCCTGGTCCGCGCCTTTGCAGGGCTCGGAATCACCAAGATCCGCCTCACAGGCGGGGAGCCAACCGTTCGCAAAGACATCGGTGAGTTGATCGCCTGCGCCGCGCGCCAGCCAGGCATCGGCAAGGTTGCTCTCACTACCAATGGCTGGAACCTTGCGCGTCATGTCGACGACTGGGTCGCGGCCGGGCTGACACATCTCAATGTCAGCATGGACGCTCTTGACCGCGACACCTTCAGAAAAATAACCGGGCATGATCGGCTGGAAGATGTTCTCGCCGGATTGGAACGGGCCCAGGCGCTCCCGCTGAAAGCTCTCAAGGTCAACGCCGTGCTTCTGCGCGACGGGCTGGAGGACGGGTTTTCAGCCTGGACACGGTTCGTGAAGGATCGGCCAATCGCCGTGCGCTTCATCGAGCTTATGCGGACCGGGGACAATAAGGCCTTTTTCGAACAGCAGCATGTCAGCGGGCAGGTACTTCGGACCTGGCTTCAGGACCGGGGCTGGACCCCTTCGGAACGCGGCGCTGAGGATGGACCAGCCATCGAATTCACGCATCCAGACTATGCCGGGCGTATCGGCCTCATCGCGCCTTACGCGGCAGGCTTTTGTGACGGCTGCAACCGGCTGAGGGTCACGGCGCGCGGGCAGCTTCGTCTTTGCCTGTTCGGGCAAGGCGGCAGAGATCTGAGAAAACTGTTGGTCGATGACACGCAGATTGGCGAGTTGCAGGACTGCGTCGTGGATGCGCTAACTTTCAAACCGGCTGCCCACGGACTGCATGCGGGTGATACGGGCGACATGCTGAACCTGGCCCAGGCGGGCGGTTAA
- a CDS encoding nitrate reductase subunit alpha: MSHTLDRLTFFRRKTETFSAGHGVINDEDRTWEEAYRNRWRHDKIVRSTHGVNCTGSCSWKIYVKGGIVTWETQQTDYPRTRDDLPNHEPRGCSRGASYSWYLYSANRVKYPLIRARLLKAWRAARKTMAPVAAWKSIQEDPDKRADYVTRRGLGGFVRAGWEEANEIIAAANAHTIRKWGPDRVFGFSPIPAMSMVSYAAGARYLQLIGGVTGSFYDWYCDLPPASPQTWGEQTDVAESADWYNSGFLILWGSNVPQTRTPDAHFYTEARYKGVKSVVICPDYSEASKFSDLWLAAKQGTDAALGMAFGHVILTEYHRDRQVPYFRDYVRQYTDLPLLVRLVPQEDGFVPQQLLRAADFDGALGESNNPDWKTVALDERSGKIVVPNGSIGFRWGEDGKWNLEERDASGAETELRLGLKGVEDEIAKVRFPYFANTASNGFASTDHPSVLTRNIPVKKVRLADGSDALVACVYDLLMANYGVDQGYGGEHLAAGYDDMEPYTPAWAEAITSVSRENIIATARGFATNAEKTNGKSMVIIGAGMNHWYHMDMNYRAVINMLVMCGCIGQSGGGWSHYVGQEKLRPQTGWAPLAFATDWVRPPRQQNSTSFFYAHTDQWRYETVPVGEILSPTAEPGDWAGSFIDYNAKAERMGWLPSAPALKTNSLEIAGRAKAAGKDAKDYVAQALKSGELEMSCMDPDDPHNWPRNMFVWRSNLLGSSGKGHEYFLKHLLGTDHGVQGKDLGEMGQDKPRQVKWHDEAPRGKLDLLVCIDFRMSTTAVYSDIVLPTATWYEKNDLNTSDMHPFIHPLGAAVDPAWESRSDWEIFKGLAKTFSEIASEVLGVETDVVLYPIQHDTAGEMAQAHGVKDWYAGECEPVPGKTMPTVVTVERDYSQIYAKFTSLGPLLDKLGNGGKGIGWNTELEVKKLGSLNGRVLDETVAKGRPIIETDIDACETILMLAPETNGEVAVRAWEALEKQTGREHTHLARPKEDEKIRFRDIVAQPRKIITSPIWSGIESEHVSYNAGYTNVHELIPWRTLTGRQQLYQDHDWMRAFGETLVVYKPPIDLKTLHVKGDKPNGNSEITLNFITPHQKWGIHSTYTDNLMMLTLNRGGPVVWVSETDARKAGIVDNDWVEVFNANGALTARAVVSQRIREGTMFMYHAQEKIVNTPGSEITGKRGGIHNSVTRTILKPTHMIGGYAQLAYGFNYYGTVGSNRDEFIVLRKMAKVDWLETPAAQTEGAQ, encoded by the coding sequence ATGAGCCACACACTTGATCGCCTGACCTTCTTTCGCCGCAAGACAGAAACCTTCTCTGCCGGACACGGCGTCATCAATGACGAGGACAGAACCTGGGAGGAGGCCTACCGGAACCGCTGGCGCCACGATAAGATCGTGCGCTCCACGCACGGTGTGAACTGCACCGGATCCTGTTCCTGGAAGATCTATGTGAAGGGAGGCATCGTCACCTGGGAAACCCAGCAGACAGACTATCCCCGCACCCGGGACGACTTGCCCAATCATGAGCCGCGCGGCTGTTCGCGTGGTGCAAGCTATAGCTGGTATCTCTATTCCGCAAACCGGGTGAAATACCCCCTGATCCGTGCCCGGCTGCTCAAGGCCTGGCGGGCGGCAAGAAAGACGATGGCGCCCGTTGCTGCCTGGAAGTCGATCCAGGAAGATCCGGACAAGCGGGCTGACTATGTTACCCGCCGCGGCCTCGGCGGTTTTGTTCGCGCCGGTTGGGAGGAAGCCAACGAAATCATCGCGGCTGCGAACGCTCATACCATCCGGAAATGGGGACCTGACCGCGTATTCGGCTTCTCGCCGATCCCGGCCATGTCGATGGTCTCCTATGCTGCCGGCGCGCGCTACCTGCAGCTCATCGGCGGTGTCACCGGATCTTTCTATGACTGGTATTGCGACCTGCCGCCAGCAAGTCCCCAGACATGGGGCGAACAGACAGATGTCGCCGAAAGCGCCGATTGGTACAATTCGGGCTTCCTTATCCTTTGGGGATCTAACGTTCCCCAGACACGCACCCCGGACGCGCACTTTTACACCGAGGCTCGATACAAGGGCGTGAAGTCGGTCGTTATCTGCCCGGACTATTCCGAAGCGTCGAAATTCTCTGATCTCTGGCTTGCGGCCAAGCAAGGGACTGATGCGGCGCTCGGCATGGCTTTTGGCCATGTTATCCTGACGGAATATCACCGCGACCGGCAAGTGCCGTATTTCCGGGACTATGTCCGTCAGTATACAGATTTGCCGCTGCTCGTGCGGCTTGTGCCGCAGGAAGATGGCTTCGTGCCGCAGCAGCTCCTGCGAGCCGCAGACTTCGACGGCGCGCTCGGGGAGAGCAACAATCCGGATTGGAAGACCGTCGCGCTGGATGAGAGGTCCGGAAAAATCGTCGTGCCGAACGGCTCGATCGGATTTCGCTGGGGCGAAGACGGCAAATGGAACCTTGAGGAGCGGGACGCCTCTGGCGCAGAAACTGAACTTCGCCTCGGTCTCAAGGGCGTCGAAGACGAGATTGCCAAGGTCCGGTTCCCCTATTTTGCGAACACGGCGTCCAACGGCTTTGCATCGACCGACCATCCGAGTGTCCTGACGCGGAACATCCCGGTAAAAAAGGTCAGGCTTGCCGACGGTTCGGACGCACTCGTAGCCTGTGTCTACGACCTGCTCATGGCCAATTACGGTGTCGATCAGGGGTATGGCGGCGAGCATCTGGCTGCCGGCTATGATGACATGGAGCCCTACACCCCCGCCTGGGCAGAGGCGATCACCTCCGTCTCGCGGGAGAACATCATCGCGACGGCCCGAGGTTTCGCGACCAACGCCGAGAAGACCAATGGCAAGTCCATGGTCATCATCGGTGCCGGCATGAACCATTGGTATCACATGGACATGAACTACCGCGCCGTGATCAACATGCTGGTCATGTGCGGCTGTATCGGACAGTCGGGTGGCGGCTGGTCACATTATGTGGGCCAGGAGAAGCTTCGTCCGCAGACCGGTTGGGCGCCGCTGGCCTTCGCAACCGATTGGGTCCGTCCCCCGCGGCAGCAGAACTCGACCTCCTTCTTCTATGCGCATACCGACCAGTGGCGGTATGAAACGGTGCCGGTCGGCGAAATCCTCTCGCCAACGGCCGAGCCGGGAGATTGGGCCGGCAGTTTCATCGATTACAACGCGAAAGCTGAACGCATGGGCTGGCTGCCGTCGGCGCCAGCACTCAAGACCAATTCTCTGGAGATCGCAGGCCGGGCGAAAGCTGCCGGCAAGGATGCGAAAGACTATGTCGCGCAGGCGCTGAAGTCCGGCGAGCTCGAGATGTCCTGCATGGATCCGGACGATCCACACAATTGGCCGCGTAACATGTTTGTCTGGCGCTCGAACCTGCTTGGTTCGTCCGGCAAGGGACATGAGTATTTCCTGAAACACCTGCTCGGGACCGACCACGGCGTGCAGGGCAAAGACCTTGGTGAAATGGGTCAGGACAAGCCCCGCCAGGTCAAGTGGCACGACGAAGCGCCGCGCGGGAAGCTCGACCTTCTCGTATGTATCGATTTCCGGATGTCTACGACCGCAGTCTACTCTGACATCGTTCTGCCGACCGCGACCTGGTATGAGAAAAACGACCTCAACACGTCCGACATGCATCCCTTCATTCACCCGCTGGGCGCGGCCGTCGATCCGGCCTGGGAGAGCCGGTCGGACTGGGAGATCTTCAAGGGCCTTGCCAAGACCTTTTCGGAAATCGCATCGGAAGTACTGGGTGTGGAAACGGATGTGGTTCTTTATCCCATCCAGCATGACACCGCCGGCGAAATGGCGCAGGCACACGGCGTGAAGGACTGGTATGCCGGAGAGTGTGAGCCGGTGCCCGGCAAGACCATGCCGACGGTCGTCACCGTCGAGCGCGACTACAGCCAGATCTATGCAAAGTTCACCTCCCTCGGACCTTTGCTGGACAAGCTCGGCAACGGCGGAAAGGGCATTGGCTGGAACACGGAGCTTGAAGTTAAAAAACTCGGTTCATTGAACGGCAGGGTGCTCGACGAGACCGTCGCCAAAGGGCGACCGATAATAGAGACCGACATCGATGCTTGCGAGACAATCCTCATGCTCGCCCCGGAAACCAACGGTGAGGTGGCGGTCCGCGCTTGGGAAGCGCTCGAAAAGCAGACGGGCAGGGAGCACACCCATCTCGCGCGGCCAAAGGAAGACGAGAAGATCCGGTTCCGGGACATTGTTGCCCAGCCGCGCAAGATCATCACCTCTCCGATCTGGTCCGGGATCGAGAGCGAGCATGTCAGCTATAATGCCGGGTACACGAACGTTCATGAGTTGATCCCCTGGCGAACCCTGACGGGACGCCAGCAGCTCTACCAGGACCATGACTGGATGCGGGCCTTCGGTGAAACCTTGGTTGTCTACAAGCCGCCGATCGACCTGAAGACGCTGCATGTCAAAGGCGACAAGCCCAATGGCAATTCAGAGATCACGCTCAACTTCATCACGCCGCACCAGAAATGGGGCATCCACTCCACATATACCGATAACCTGATGATGCTGACGCTCAACCGCGGCGGGCCCGTCGTCTGGGTGTCAGAAACCGACGCCCGAAAGGCCGGCATCGTCGACAATGACTGGGTGGAAGTCTTCAATGCTAACGGTGCGCTCACGGCGCGGGCCGTCGTCTCTCAGCGGATCCGTGAAGGGACGATGTTCATGTATCACGCCCAGGAGAAGATCGTGAATACGCCGGGATCCGAGATTACCGGTAAGCGCGGCGGGATCCACAACTCTGTGACACGGACGATCCTGAAGCCGACGCACATGATCGGCGGATATGCCCAATTGGCCTACGGCTTCAACTATTACGGCACGGTCGGTTCAAACCGCGATGAGTTCATTGTCCTTCGCAAGATGGCGAAGGTTGACTGGCTCGAAACACCTGCTGCTCAAACGGAGGGCGCACAATGA
- a CDS encoding cyclic nucleotide-binding domain-containing protein: protein MPLRPTDAEHIRHLSFFRASTDATFDKAIAGGFLQKFPAGTTLLMEGDTVDFLYILLEGSVELGAGWKSKDTTLAILRPVSTFILAAVVLDADALMTAVTLERSEILMVPGESLRRAMKEDAEFCFAVSEELSGCYRGLVRSIKNHKLRDSTERLANYLLTQRARQGGKIEIVLPHEKRVLASLLGMTPENLSRAFLKLQAQGVTVDGARVRLEKVTALERLARPSPLIDNHFAQPRNELGKAHTERQKGLLDGKGSA, encoded by the coding sequence ATGCCATTAAGACCAACTGATGCGGAACATATCCGTCATCTGTCGTTTTTCCGCGCCTCGACGGACGCGACGTTCGACAAGGCGATCGCTGGCGGATTTCTGCAGAAGTTCCCGGCGGGCACGACCCTTCTGATGGAGGGCGACACGGTCGATTTCCTCTACATCCTTCTGGAAGGCTCGGTCGAACTGGGCGCGGGGTGGAAATCGAAAGATACCACGCTCGCCATCCTGCGGCCCGTGTCGACCTTCATTCTGGCTGCTGTCGTACTCGATGCAGACGCGCTGATGACTGCCGTAACGCTTGAGCGGTCCGAGATACTCATGGTGCCAGGCGAGTCGCTGCGCCGCGCGATGAAAGAAGATGCGGAATTCTGCTTTGCCGTCTCGGAAGAACTCTCCGGTTGCTATCGCGGCCTCGTGCGTTCGATCAAGAATCACAAACTGCGCGACTCGACCGAGCGGCTGGCCAACTACCTGCTGACCCAACGCGCCCGCCAGGGCGGGAAAATCGAAATCGTCCTGCCGCATGAAAAGCGGGTCCTGGCTTCGCTTCTGGGTATGACGCCCGAAAACCTGTCGCGCGCTTTCCTGAAGCTCCAAGCGCAGGGTGTGACCGTCGACGGCGCCCGGGTAAGGCTCGAGAAAGTTACAGCGCTTGAGCGGCTGGCGCGTCCCAGCCCGCTCATCGACAACCACTTTGCGCAGCCGCGCAATGAGCTTGGAAAGGCGCATACCGAGCGCCAGAAAGGCCTGCTCGACGGGAAAGGCAGCGCTTAA
- a CDS encoding NnrS family protein has product MATTSQQVRDYRGPALFSFGFRPFFLLGALWAAVSVPLWIVTYAAGPDALPVNAGLAFHVHEMVFGYGSAIVAGFLLTAVPNWTGRLPVCGLPLMVLVTVWVAGRAAMLFQPGPGWVPAMVDSAFMVLFAGIIWREVIAGQNTRNLKVAGAVSLLALANIAFHWISLDDGGLPQAAIRAGLGTLLFLILLIGGRITPSFTRNWLARQGGPLPEAAGRIDAVALAVSFAALAVWAVFGGTLAASILLLVAGILNGLRLSRWGGERTLAEPLVTVLHVGYAWAALAIVLIGLSGLWPEHVPRIAGLHAAGAGAVGVMTLAVMTRSSLGHTGRALTAGAGTLVIYGLVNVAALARVAAPFLDQPYQMHANFLASALWSGAFLGFVFVYGPRLVSPRLGKAA; this is encoded by the coding sequence ATGGCCACTACATCCCAGCAGGTACGTGACTATCGCGGACCGGCACTGTTCAGCTTCGGATTTCGTCCCTTTTTCCTTCTGGGGGCGCTGTGGGCCGCGGTGTCGGTTCCGCTGTGGATCGTCACCTATGCCGCCGGGCCGGATGCGCTCCCGGTGAATGCAGGCCTTGCGTTTCACGTGCACGAAATGGTGTTCGGGTACGGGTCGGCCATTGTTGCGGGATTTCTGCTGACCGCCGTACCCAACTGGACTGGCAGGTTGCCTGTCTGCGGTCTCCCGCTGATGGTATTGGTGACCGTCTGGGTGGCCGGCCGTGCGGCAATGCTCTTCCAGCCAGGGCCGGGCTGGGTGCCCGCGATGGTCGACAGCGCTTTCATGGTGCTGTTCGCGGGAATCATCTGGCGCGAGGTGATCGCGGGACAGAATACACGCAATCTCAAAGTCGCCGGTGCGGTCAGCCTGCTGGCGTTGGCGAACATCGCATTCCACTGGATCTCGCTTGACGATGGCGGACTGCCCCAGGCCGCTATTCGGGCAGGCCTTGGCACCTTGTTGTTTCTGATCCTTTTGATCGGTGGACGGATCACACCGAGTTTTACGCGCAACTGGCTTGCCCGTCAGGGCGGACCGCTTCCGGAAGCAGCAGGGCGGATCGATGCAGTTGCACTGGCGGTCTCTTTCGCAGCGCTCGCGGTCTGGGCCGTGTTCGGAGGGACGTTGGCCGCGTCAATCCTGCTGCTGGTCGCTGGCATCCTGAACGGCCTTCGCCTGTCGCGCTGGGGCGGGGAGCGCACGCTGGCCGAGCCGCTGGTGACAGTCCTGCATGTGGGGTACGCATGGGCGGCGCTTGCAATTGTCCTGATTGGGCTCAGCGGCCTCTGGCCTGAACATGTGCCTCGCATAGCGGGCCTTCACGCAGCGGGTGCGGGCGCGGTTGGTGTCATGACCCTGGCTGTGATGACGCGCTCAAGTCTCGGGCATACCGGGCGTGCCTTGACGGCCGGTGCGGGGACCCTTGTCATATACGGGCTGGTCAACGTAGCGGCCCTGGCGCGCGTTGCCGCGCCGTTTCTGGACCAGCCTTACCAGATGCACGCAAACTTCCTGGCGTCCGCTCTCTGGTCCGGCGCCTTTCTCGGGTTTGTCTTTGTCTATGGCCCGAGGCTTGTTTCGCCGAGGCTCGGCAAAGCTGCTTGA
- a CDS encoding MFS transporter has protein sequence MTPAVNPAAKGANAALGLTTFAFTACFAVWTIFAILGLQIQKDLGLTETQFGLLVGTPILTGSLSRLVLGIWADQYGGRIVNLLVMLLAALATWLLTFAETYPQFLLAALGIGIAGGSFSVSITYVSKFFPPERQGSALGIVGAGNVGAAVTKFAAPLVMAAIGWKGVANVWALALVAVAIVFFFFTKDDPDLAARRLSGARPRSFASQFEPLRNVQVWRFSLYYFFVFGAFVALALWLPRYLIGVYGFDIKTAGMLAAAYSVPASLFRIYGGHLSDKVGARTVMYWTFLVSVVVTFFLSYPPTSYVVDGVRGPISFRLATGPAVFVIAIFVLGFFMSLGKAAVYKHIPVYYPKDVGAVGGLVGLMGGLGGFILPIVFGLLNDLTGIWTSCFMLLFVVVSASLIWMHFAIRHMERQAAGATLDALPQLPEMQPIHGEKEARALAPKLIDDWRPEDTAFWEKTGKSVASRNLWISIPSLFLSFAVWMVWSVVVAKLPQIGFAYTTDQLFWLAALPGLSGATLRIFYSFMVPVFGGRLWTTLTTWSLMIPAIGIGLAVQSPGTPYWIMLALALLCGLGGGNFASSMSNIGFFYPKKEKGNALAMNAGLGNLGVSAMQFLVPIAVTAGVFGVLGGNPQVSATGEELFLQNAGFIWVPFIALSAFAAWFGMNDLSTAKASFSDQAVIFRRTHNWIMCWLYTGTFGSFIGFSAAFPLLTKTQFPEVNVLQIAFLGPLVGALARSFTGWISDRFGGGRVTIAVFLLMMAGTIGVLYFLGAKDQPGAFTGFFACFILLFFATGVGNASTFQMIPAIMRKEIARLEPHLKGDALLRQSEKESAAITGFTSAIAAYGAFFIPKSFGMSIAATGSAETALYAFLAFYVSCLLITWFVYVRPGGLLHDVERRRAPALTPAQAE, from the coding sequence ATGACACCGGCTGTCAATCCAGCTGCCAAAGGGGCAAACGCTGCCCTCGGTCTGACAACATTCGCCTTCACCGCCTGTTTTGCGGTCTGGACGATTTTTGCAATCCTCGGCCTTCAGATACAGAAGGATCTTGGGCTCACCGAGACACAGTTTGGCCTGCTTGTCGGAACGCCGATCCTGACAGGTTCCCTGTCGCGTCTCGTGCTCGGAATATGGGCCGACCAGTATGGCGGCCGGATCGTCAACCTCCTGGTCATGCTCCTCGCAGCGCTCGCCACGTGGCTCCTGACCTTCGCCGAAACCTATCCGCAGTTCCTTCTGGCGGCGCTCGGGATCGGTATCGCGGGCGGGTCCTTCTCCGTGTCGATCACCTATGTGTCAAAGTTCTTCCCGCCGGAAAGGCAGGGCTCTGCACTTGGCATCGTCGGGGCGGGAAATGTCGGCGCCGCTGTGACCAAGTTCGCCGCGCCTCTGGTGATGGCGGCCATCGGATGGAAAGGGGTCGCCAACGTCTGGGCGCTCGCGCTCGTTGCCGTTGCGATCGTTTTCTTCTTCTTCACCAAGGATGATCCCGACCTGGCGGCGCGCCGGCTCTCAGGTGCGCGCCCACGCAGTTTTGCCTCCCAGTTCGAACCTTTGCGCAACGTCCAGGTCTGGCGGTTTTCACTCTACTATTTCTTCGTGTTCGGTGCGTTCGTGGCACTGGCCCTCTGGCTCCCGCGCTACCTGATCGGCGTATACGGCTTCGACATAAAGACGGCCGGCATGCTGGCGGCGGCCTATTCGGTTCCTGCATCCCTGTTCCGCATCTACGGCGGCCACCTGTCGGATAAAGTCGGTGCACGGACGGTGATGTACTGGACATTTCTTGTGTCCGTTGTTGTCACGTTCTTCCTCTCCTATCCTCCTACCTCGTATGTGGTGGACGGTGTCCGCGGACCGATCAGCTTCCGGCTGGCGACAGGCCCTGCCGTGTTCGTCATCGCGATCTTTGTGCTTGGCTTTTTCATGAGCCTCGGCAAGGCGGCGGTCTACAAGCACATACCGGTCTATTACCCCAAGGATGTCGGCGCGGTGGGCGGACTGGTCGGCCTCATGGGCGGGCTCGGCGGTTTCATCCTCCCGATCGTCTTCGGGCTGTTGAATGACCTGACCGGTATCTGGACAAGCTGCTTCATGCTGTTGTTCGTGGTTGTCTCGGCATCGCTGATCTGGATGCATTTCGCCATCCGGCACATGGAACGCCAGGCCGCCGGTGCGACGCTCGATGCGTTGCCTCAACTGCCTGAGATGCAGCCCATTCATGGAGAAAAGGAAGCCCGCGCGCTTGCCCCCAAGCTGATCGACGACTGGCGGCCTGAGGATACGGCGTTCTGGGAAAAAACCGGAAAGTCAGTTGCGTCGCGCAATCTCTGGATTTCAATTCCTTCACTCTTCCTGTCATTTGCCGTGTGGATGGTCTGGTCGGTTGTCGTCGCCAAGCTGCCGCAGATCGGCTTTGCCTACACAACCGACCAGCTTTTCTGGCTTGCTGCGCTCCCCGGCCTCTCCGGTGCCACGCTCCGGATCTTCTACAGCTTCATGGTGCCGGTATTCGGCGGGCGGCTCTGGACGACGCTCACAACCTGGTCGCTGATGATCCCGGCGATTGGCATCGGTCTGGCGGTTCAAAGCCCGGGTACGCCTTACTGGATCATGCTTGCCCTGGCTCTGCTCTGCGGCCTCGGTGGCGGAAATTTTGCCTCCTCGATGTCGAATATCGGCTTCTTCTATCCCAAAAAGGAGAAGGGCAACGCGCTCGCCATGAATGCCGGGCTCGGCAATCTCGGTGTCAGCGCGATGCAATTCCTTGTGCCGATTGCTGTGACCGCCGGTGTTTTCGGCGTTCTCGGCGGCAATCCGCAGGTCAGTGCGACAGGTGAAGAACTTTTCCTGCAGAACGCCGGATTCATCTGGGTCCCGTTCATTGCGCTCAGTGCCTTTGCGGCCTGGTTCGGAATGAATGATCTGTCCACGGCCAAAGCGTCCTTCTCTGATCAGGCCGTGATCTTCCGGCGCACACACAACTGGATCATGTGCTGGCTCTACACCGGCACCTTCGGATCCTTCATCGGATTCTCGGCGGCGTTCCCGTTGCTGACCAAAACCCAGTTTCCTGAAGTCAACGTTCTGCAGATCGCGTTTCTCGGGCCGCTCGTCGGCGCCCTAGCGAGGTCGTTTACGGGCTGGATTTCAGACCGCTTTGGCGGCGGACGTGTCACGATTGCCGTGTTCCTCCTGATGATGGCTGGCACTATCGGTGTTCTCTATTTCCTTGGGGCCAAAGACCAGCCAGGTGCTTTCACGGGCTTCTTTGCCTGCTTCATCCTCCTTTTCTTCGCCACCGGCGTCGGCAACGCCTCTACCTTCCAGATGATCCCGGCGATCATGCGCAAGGAGATCGCGCGTCTTGAGCCTCACCTGAAGGGCGATGCCCTGCTTCGACAGTCGGAAAAGGAAAGCGCCGCCATTACCGGCTTTACGAGCGCGATCGCTGCCTATGGTGCCTTCTTCATTCCGAAGAGTTTCGGGATGTCGATTGCGGCAACCGGCAGCGCCGAGACAGCCCTCTACGCCTTCCTCGCTTTCTACGTCTCCTGCCTGCTGATCACATGGTTCGTCTATGTGCGGCCGGGCGGGCTCCTCCACGATGTCGAGCGCCGCCGCGCGCCCGCTCTCACCCCTGCACAAGCTGAATGA
- the narH gene encoding nitrate reductase subunit beta, with amino-acid sequence MKIRAQIGMVLNLDKCIGCHTCSVTCKNVWTSREGVEYAWFNNVETKPGIGFPKDWENQKRWNGGWRRKKNGRIEPRMGAKWRILAKIFANPDLPEIDDYYEPFDFDYSHLQTAPEMKAFPTARPRSKITGERMEKIEWGPNWEEILGGEFEKRSKDYNFEGVEKAIYGAFEQTFMMYLPRLCEHCLNPTCVAACPSGAIYKREEDGIVLIDQDKCRGWRMCVSACPYKKVYYNWDSGKSEKCTFCYPRLEVGQPTVCSETCVGRIRYLGVLLYDADKIEAAASTADEQDLYQAQLDVFLDPNDPAVIAQARLDGVPEAWIKAAQVSPVWKMAMEWKIAFPLHPEYRTLPMVWYVPPLSPIQSAMAAGALENDAEMPDVSSMRIPVRYLANLLTAGKEEPVVAALERMMAMRKYMRAKTIEGVIDHPTAERVGLTARQIDEMYRYLAIANYEDRFVIPTTHRETDEDAFDLRGECGFTFGNDCSGGRTELGLFGKDKRSRSKIPMET; translated from the coding sequence ATGAAGATCCGTGCACAGATCGGCATGGTACTGAACCTGGACAAATGCATTGGTTGCCACACGTGTTCTGTAACCTGCAAGAATGTCTGGACCAGCCGCGAAGGCGTTGAATACGCCTGGTTCAACAATGTCGAAACCAAACCGGGGATTGGATTTCCCAAGGATTGGGAGAACCAGAAGCGCTGGAACGGTGGCTGGCGGCGCAAGAAGAATGGCCGCATCGAGCCGCGCATGGGCGCCAAATGGCGTATCCTCGCGAAGATATTCGCCAATCCGGACCTTCCCGAAATCGATGACTATTATGAGCCGTTCGATTTCGACTATTCCCACCTCCAGACCGCGCCGGAGATGAAGGCGTTTCCGACCGCACGTCCGAGATCAAAGATCACGGGTGAGCGCATGGAGAAGATCGAATGGGGGCCGAACTGGGAGGAAATCCTCGGCGGCGAGTTCGAAAAGCGCAGCAAGGATTATAACTTTGAAGGTGTCGAGAAGGCCATCTATGGCGCCTTCGAACAAACCTTCATGATGTACCTTCCTAGGCTTTGCGAGCATTGCCTCAATCCGACCTGCGTGGCGGCTTGTCCTTCGGGTGCGATCTACAAGCGCGAGGAAGATGGCATCGTCCTGATCGATCAGGACAAGTGCCGGGGTTGGCGTATGTGTGTTTCCGCCTGTCCGTACAAGAAGGTCTACTACAACTGGGATAGCGGAAAGTCCGAAAAGTGTACGTTCTGCTATCCGCGTCTTGAAGTCGGTCAGCCTACAGTCTGTTCCGAGACCTGTGTCGGCAGGATCCGCTATCTTGGTGTCCTCCTCTATGACGCCGACAAGATTGAAGCCGCTGCAAGCACGGCGGATGAACAGGATCTCTATCAGGCCCAGCTCGATGTATTCCTTGACCCCAATGATCCGGCCGTCATCGCGCAGGCCCGGCTCGACGGTGTGCCTGAGGCTTGGATCAAGGCGGCCCAGGTGAGCCCGGTTTGGAAGATGGCCATGGAGTGGAAAATCGCGTTTCCGCTTCACCCGGAGTATCGCACGCTCCCGATGGTCTGGTACGTGCCGCCGCTCTCGCCCATTCAATCGGCGATGGCTGCGGGCGCGCTCGAGAACGACGCAGAGATGCCTGATGTGTCATCGATGCGCATACCGGTGCGCTATCTCGCGAACCTTCTGACCGCAGGCAAGGAAGAGCCCGTCGTTGCCGCACTGGAGCGCATGATGGCCATGCGCAAGTACATGCGCGCGAAGACCATTGAAGGCGTGATCGATCATCCCACGGCGGAACGTGTCGGCCTCACGGCGCGCCAGATCGATGAGATGTACCGGTATCTGGCTATCGCAAACTATGAAGATCGCTTCGTCATTCCGACAACTCACCGCGAAACGGACGAAGACGCTTTCGATCTTCGGGGCGAATGCGGCTTCACGTTCGGAAATGACTGCTCAGGCGGACGCACTGAACTTGGCCTGTTTGGCAAGGACAAGCGCTCGCGGTCCAAGATACCGATGGAGACCTGA